In Acanthopagrus latus isolate v.2019 chromosome 17, fAcaLat1.1, whole genome shotgun sequence, the following are encoded in one genomic region:
- the mex3a gene encoding RNA-binding protein MEX3A, with amino-acid sequence MPSLLVLAGIMEKNGGYGGDLAGSGFGSEGLLVPPDEEEDDSRALRVALGQLSLLGLGEGEDGGGAPTTGVQDRSNNNNNHHNHTNSVGGGGDTAILQGKSKLCALYESSSSETKGRGCNITECVPVPSSEHVAEIVGRQGCKIKALRAKTNTYIKTPVRGEEPVFLITGRKEDVALARREIISAAEHFSMLRASRNKLGVSFSGSPPTPLPGQTTIQVRVPYRVVGLVVGPKGSTIKRIQQQTCTYIVTPSRDRDPVFEITGSPSNAERAREEIEAHIAFRTGGLHDHNNENDCLGPNGGSSPAGSSGGLESRLQQVWGLQGGQRKPLTSSYRQNFSDAMVGGGGGGGSEGGGIYNKSNFSSSGEKPCSYFGSEGTQSWGDPDYPKQVAFYAQQRSKSFGGLPLPLTRLSPGLPEPCGGGSTNNSSVTSIVPVSGSPHAQARRAHSEPTSAGEGFPGRLPVPDSPPATVRDCMTCFESKVTAALVPCGHNLFCMECAIRICELNHPECPVCHTQVTQAIRIFS; translated from the exons ATGCCTAGCCTGCTGGTTCTAGCAGGGATCATGGAGAAAAATGGGGGCTACGGCGGGGATCTGGCCGGCTCCGGCTTCGGAAGCGAAGGTCTCCTTGTGCCGCCCgacgaggaggaagacgacTCCCGTGCCCTCAGGGTCGCGCTGGGCCAGTTGTCTCTGCTGGGGCTCGGGGAAGGCGAGGACGGCGGCGGAGCCCCAACAACAGGAGTACAGGACCGgagtaacaataacaacaaccaccacaacCACACCAACAGCGTCGGCGGCGGCGGGGACACGGCGATCCTGCAAGGGAAGAGCAAGTTGTGCGCCCTGTACGAGAGCTCCTCAAGTGAGACGAAAGGACGAGGCTGCAACATAACAGAATGCGTCCCAGTGCCCAGCTCTGAACATGTGGCCGAAATAGTGGGGAGACAAG GTTGCAAGATCAAAGCCCTGCGGGCCAAGACCAACACCTACATCAAAACCCCCGTTAGAGGAGAGGAGCCTGTGTTCCTAATCACTGGCCGGAAGGAGGATGTTGCACTGGCCCGCCGTGAaatcatctctgctgctgagcaCTTCTCCATGCTCCGGGCATCCCGCAACAAGCTGGGAGTGTCCTTTAGCGGCTCCCCGCCCACACCTTTGCCAGGTCAGACCACCATTCAGGTGAGAGTGCCATATCGTGTCGTGGGGCTGGTTGTGGGGCCTAAAGGATCCACCATCAAACGCATCCAGCAGCAAACCTGCACTTACATCGTCACTCCCAGTCGAGACCGCGACCCCGTCTTTGAAATCACGGGGTCGCCGAGCAACGCCGAGCGGGCCCGCGAGGAGATCGAAGCACACATCGCCTTCCGAACAGGAGGCCTGCATGACCACAATAATGAGAACGACTGTCTGGGGCCGAATGGTGGAAGCAGCCCAGCGGGCAGCAGCGGTGGTCTGGAGAGCCGGCTACAGCAGGTGTGGGGGCTGCAGGGGGGCCAGCGCAAGCCTCTCACCAGCAGCTACCGCCAGAACTTCTCAGATGCCATGgttggagggggagggggaggtggaagTGAGGGAGGGGGAATCTACAACAAGAGCAACTTCTCCAGCTCTGGAGAGAAGCCTTGCTCTTATTTTGGATCAGAGGGTACCCAGAGCTGGGGCGACCCTGACTACCCCAAACAGGTGGCCTTCTACGCCCAGCAGCGCTCCAAGAGCTTCGGAGGCCTCCCGCTCCCCCTGACCAGACTCTCCCCTGGCTTACCCGAGCCCTGCGGAGGTGGAAGCACCAACAACTCTTCAGTCACCAGCATCGTGCCCGTATCCGGCTCACCTCATGCCCAGGCCCGCCGCGCCCACAGTGAGCCCACCTCAGCCGGCGAAGGTTTCCCAGGCCGTCTGCCAGTGCCGGACTCGCCACCGGCCACTGTGCGGGACTGCATGACCTGCTTTGAAAGCAAAGTGACGGCTGCCTTGGTGCCCTGTGGCCATAACCTCTTCTGCATGGAGTGTGCCATCCGAATCTGTGAGCTCAACCACCCGGAGTGCCCAGTGTGCCACACCCAGGTCACACAGGCCATCCGAATATTCTCTTAA
- the rab11al gene encoding RAB11a, member RAS oncogene family, like, giving the protein MTNREDEYDYLFKVVLIGDSGVGKSNLLSRFTRNEFNLESKSTIGVEFATRSIQVEGKTVKAQIWDTAGQERYRAITSAYYRGAVGALLVYDIAKHLTYENAERWLKELKDHADNNIVIMLVGNKSDLRHLRAVPTDEAKAFAEKHGLNFLETSALDSSNVELAFHTILTAIYNIVSQRQMSGRSDSDFSPASNVVPITVEPTQNSANKGVCCQNN; this is encoded by the exons TGGTGCTGATCGGAGATTCAGGTGTAGGGAAGAGTAACCTGCTGTCCCGCTTCACCCGGAATGAGTTCAACCTGGAGAGCAAGAGCACCATCGGGGTGGAGTTTGCCACGCGCAGCATCCAGGTAGAAGGCAAGACCGTCAAGGCTCAGATCTGGGACACAGCTGGACAGGAGCGGTACCGAGCTATCACTTCTGC GTACTACCGTGGAGCAGTCGGAGCGCTCTTGGTTTATGACATTGCCAAACACCTGACGTATGAAAATGCTGAGCGCTGGCTGAAGGAGCTGAAGGACCATGCTGACAACAACATAGTCATCATGCTAGTGGGCAACAAAAGTGATCTACGCCACCTCAGGGCGGTACCCACAGATGAGGCCAAGGCGTTTGCAG aaaagCATGGCTTGAATTTCCTGGAGACATCAGCGTTAGACTCATCTAATGTGGAGCTGGCTTTCCACACTATTCTCACAG CCATCTACAACATCGTGTCACAGAGGCAGATGTCAGGGCGAAGCGACTCCGACTTCTCTCCAGCCTCCAACGTAGTGCCCATCACAGTTGAGCCCACCCAAAACTCAGCCAATAAGGGTGTCTGCTGCCAGAACAACTGA